From a region of the Priestia megaterium genome:
- a CDS encoding aspartate/glutamate racemase family protein, translating into MKTIGLLGGMSWESSSEYYRIINQTVNRKLGGHHSAKSVMYSVNFEEIKKLQHSDRWGDATELMIKGAQYIEKGGADFLVICTNTMHKMASDIQQHIGIPILHIADATAKKIKDQGINRVGLLGTKFTMEEDFYKGRLIANHSLKVNIPREKERQIVHDIIYKELCLGRTDPDSKSAYQNILNGLINDGIEGAILGCTEISLLINQNDISIPIFDTTEIHAQTAVDWALGMS; encoded by the coding sequence TTGAAAACAATAGGCTTATTAGGTGGAATGAGTTGGGAATCATCAAGCGAGTATTACAGAATTATCAATCAAACAGTAAATAGAAAGTTAGGAGGACATCACTCTGCTAAAAGTGTCATGTATTCTGTAAACTTTGAAGAAATAAAGAAATTGCAACATAGTGATAGATGGGGTGATGCAACAGAGTTAATGATTAAAGGAGCTCAATATATCGAAAAAGGTGGAGCCGACTTTTTAGTTATCTGTACAAACACTATGCACAAAATGGCAAGTGATATTCAGCAACACATTGGTATTCCTATTTTACATATTGCAGATGCCACAGCTAAGAAAATCAAAGACCAAGGGATTAATAGAGTCGGGTTGCTTGGAACGAAGTTTACGATGGAAGAGGATTTTTATAAAGGGCGACTTATAGCTAATCATAGTCTTAAAGTTAATATCCCTCGTGAAAAAGAGCGTCAAATTGTACATGATATTATTTACAAAGAATTATGTTTAGGAAGGACTGACCCAGATTCCAAAAGTGCATATCAAAACATTCTAAATGGTTTAATTAACGATGGAATAGAAGGAGCTATATTAGGTTGTACTGAAATTTCCTTATTAATTAATCAGAATGATATCTCGATACCTATCTTTGATACAACAGAAATACACGCACAAACAGCAGTTGATTGGGCGTTAGGTATGTCCTGA
- a CDS encoding serine hydrolase domain-containing protein has product MKTRSKITFASLALLIAGSSLLYTTPTSIVKAEPTKSVSSSLQTSTQRDRTAVKQAMRDTLQLGYPGILAKIHKGGKTWSYAAGIADLGTKKPMKTDFRFRIGSVTKTFIATVLLQLAGENRLNLDDSIEKWLPGVIQGNGYDGNQITIRQILNHTSGIADYVNSKDFDIMDTKKSYTADEFVKMGISLPPDFPPGKGWSYSNTGYVVLGMLIEKVTGNSYAEEVENRIIEPLDLSNTFLPGNSSVIPGTKHARGYFQLDGASELEDVTYINPGSSDGDMISTADDLNKFFSYLLSGQLLKEQQLKQMLTTVPTGREGTEYGLGIYETKLPNGVSIWGHRGIVLGFTTFAGGTLGGKHTLAVNLNSFKADSPDPFKNILLAEFSK; this is encoded by the coding sequence ATGAAAACACGTAGCAAAATTACATTTGCAAGTCTTGCCCTTTTAATAGCTGGAAGTTCCCTGTTATACACAACGCCAACCTCAATTGTAAAAGCAGAGCCTACTAAAAGTGTATCTAGTTCGTTACAAACAAGTACTCAACGAGATCGTACTGCCGTCAAGCAAGCAATGCGGGATACGCTACAACTTGGATACCCTGGGATACTTGCTAAAATTCATAAGGGTGGAAAAACGTGGAGTTATGCTGCTGGGATAGCAGATCTGGGAACCAAGAAACCGATGAAAACAGATTTTCGATTTCGCATTGGCAGTGTGACGAAGACATTCATTGCAACAGTTCTACTTCAATTAGCTGGAGAGAACCGCTTGAATCTAGACGACTCCATTGAAAAATGGTTACCTGGTGTCATTCAAGGAAACGGATATGATGGTAACCAGATTACTATCCGGCAGATATTGAATCATACAAGTGGTATCGCTGACTATGTAAATTCAAAAGACTTCGATATTATGGATACAAAAAAATCGTATACAGCTGATGAATTCGTAAAGATGGGGATTTCCCTTCCTCCAGACTTTCCCCCAGGAAAGGGATGGTCTTATTCAAACACAGGATACGTAGTACTGGGGATGCTTATTGAAAAAGTAACTGGAAACAGCTATGCGGAGGAGGTTGAAAATAGAATTATTGAACCACTTGATTTGTCAAATACATTCCTACCTGGCAATTCAAGCGTGATTCCAGGCACCAAGCATGCCCGTGGCTATTTCCAACTAGACGGAGCAAGTGAGCTAGAAGACGTTACTTATATTAACCCAGGTAGCTCGGATGGAGATATGATTTCTACTGCTGACGATTTAAACAAATTCTTCTCTTACTTACTCAGTGGTCAATTATTGAAGGAACAGCAACTAAAACAAATGCTTACTACAGTTCCTACAGGAAGAGAAGGAACCGAATATGGTCTTGGAATCTATGAAACTAAGCTTCCAAACGGTGTCTCAATATGGGGACATAGAGGTATCGTTCTAGGGTTTACCACCTTTGCTGGAGGCACACTTGGAGGCAAGCATACATTGGCCGTCAATTTGAACAGTTTTAAAGCTGATAGTCCTGATCCGTTTAAAAATATTTTACTTGCTGAATTTAGCAAGTAG
- a CDS encoding GNAT family N-acetyltransferase has translation MELIGQRAKLRLMNMGDIEVLYNLVQRNPNLWKYMVRKMDSLGDMENLVIEALKNFDKETELPFVVIDRVSNTIVGSTRLYDISLDRQTVEVGSTFYDKSVQKTSINTECKFLLLKHSFEHLNMVRVQIKTDIQNIGAQRAIERIGGVKEGILRNERMLHNGRIRDAVLYSITNNEWNVVKVKLEDLLTKRYDKVK, from the coding sequence ATGGAGTTAATTGGGCAGAGGGCAAAGCTGAGATTAATGAATATGGGAGATATAGAGGTCCTTTACAACCTTGTTCAACGAAATCCAAACCTATGGAAATACATGGTTAGAAAAATGGATAGTTTAGGAGATATGGAGAATCTAGTAATAGAGGCATTAAAGAACTTTGATAAAGAAACAGAGCTTCCTTTCGTAGTGATAGACAGAGTTAGTAATACCATTGTTGGAAGTACCCGTTTATATGATATATCTCTTGATCGCCAGACAGTTGAAGTAGGCTCTACCTTTTATGATAAATCCGTTCAAAAAACGAGTATTAATACGGAGTGTAAATTTCTATTATTGAAGCACTCTTTTGAACATTTAAATATGGTACGTGTTCAAATTAAAACGGATATTCAAAATATAGGTGCACAACGAGCTATTGAACGTATTGGAGGAGTAAAGGAAGGAATTTTGCGCAACGAGAGAATGTTACATAATGGCCGTATTCGTGATGCAGTTCTATATAGCATTACAAATAATGAATGGAATGTAGTGAAAGTTAAACTAGAAGACCTTTTAACAAAGCGTTACGATAAAGTAAAATAA
- a CDS encoding GrpB family protein — protein MLGVERGLVKLEPYNDKWSKLFDKERELLSSQLKNLIVEIEHVGSTSIEGLFAKPIIDIAIGVSSLDVIIKLKEKLKELGYIEVPVSLDGKHVFAKYKEKKITHFLHVMIYNQNLWLDQISFRDYLRSAPDAKLEYIKLKEELANKYPNDVISYTNKKKKFVDDILKRAKEL, from the coding sequence ATGTTAGGAGTAGAACGTGGCTTAGTAAAATTAGAACCTTATAATGATAAATGGAGTAAGTTATTTGATAAGGAGAGAGAATTATTATCTTCTCAATTAAAGAACCTTATTGTTGAAATTGAACATGTGGGAAGTACATCTATTGAAGGTCTATTTGCTAAACCAATTATTGATATTGCAATTGGAGTTAGCTCTTTGGATGTAATTATAAAATTAAAAGAAAAATTGAAGGAACTTGGGTATATAGAAGTACCCGTAAGTTTAGATGGCAAGCATGTTTTTGCAAAGTATAAAGAAAAGAAAATCACTCATTTTTTACATGTAATGATCTATAACCAGAATCTGTGGCTAGATCAAATTTCCTTTAGAGATTATTTACGATCAGCTCCTGATGCAAAGTTAGAGTATATAAAACTAAAAGAAGAACTAGCAAATAAATACCCGAATGATGTTATTTCATATACGAATAAAAAAAAGAAGTTTGTTGATGACATATTAAAAAGGGCAAAGGAATTGTAA
- a CDS encoding sensor domain-containing protein, with protein sequence MTKTSAQKTLQDFYFLLFTFVSGFFYFCFYLVSITLALVMTIIFLGIPLLGWVLQTTHTFIQYERIQTKVYTDISIDLFEPRIKEEEDRWIKARDTILNNSNWRAVFWLMQKFFVGIMSLICAVLLYIMPLVCIVTPLLFRCFNIYLLGIAVNSWETAIFVMIVGFILIWIHNLIGNCLVRIIGMYTRSMFKAIKE encoded by the coding sequence ATGACGAAAACATCAGCTCAAAAAACTTTGCAAGATTTTTATTTCTTGTTATTTACCTTTGTATCCGGATTCTTTTACTTTTGTTTCTATCTGGTCAGCATTACATTGGCATTAGTAATGACGATTATCTTTTTGGGTATTCCCTTGTTGGGATGGGTGCTACAAACAACACATACGTTTATTCAGTATGAACGTATTCAGACGAAGGTTTATACAGATATATCGATAGATTTATTCGAACCAAGAATAAAAGAGGAGGAAGATAGATGGATTAAAGCAAGAGATACAATCCTTAATAATAGCAACTGGAGGGCTGTTTTTTGGCTCATGCAGAAATTTTTTGTCGGAATAATGAGTCTTATATGCGCTGTTTTACTATATATAATGCCGCTAGTATGTATCGTTACCCCCTTACTTTTTCGATGTTTTAATATATACTTATTGGGCATTGCTGTGAATTCATGGGAGACGGCAATTTTTGTCATGATTGTTGGTTTCATTCTCATTTGGATACATAATCTTATTGGAAACTGCTTAGTTCGAATTATTGGAATGTACACGCGTTCCATGTTTAAAGCTATAAAGGAGTGA
- a CDS encoding penicillin-binding transpeptidase domain-containing protein, whose protein sequence is MYIYFTGKMRREYNNASAVVESFTEKLTTQNFNSLSEDISIDSLRNNNLTPEKYNEKYRNIFLGIHAKNIKVTDLNIKRHKPTGRYTFSYNLTMDTSLGKMKRQSYHGFLIKKDKEWKIQWKPNLIFPTMQQGDRVKFVTQVATRGKILDRNGRNLAENGYVQEMGIIPIRLGLGKEKEQAIHHISKEFSISKEDILKKLNQRWVREDSFVPLKVLENNTLSNTSTVKGVIYSRKEVRIYSLNEAAAHLIGYVGKVSAEDIQRHPSYSEGEYIGKSGLEYTYDKELRGKNGGEIRIVNSQTGRETVLQSLSKKDGKDIRTTIDAGLQQKTYDQLNGEIGASAIMNPQTGDLLALVSTPSYDPNLMTRGISSEQYAEYSEDPRLPFLARYATRYAPGSTFKTITAAVGLETGVTKPGEKRQISGLEWKKDTSWGNYFVKRVHEVDQVNMIDALVHSDNIFFAQEALKIGKERFEKGVMKFGFNKDLSLPFSMKEAQVSNKGISSEVLLADSAYGQGEMLLSPIQQAMAYSPFANGGKLIYPKLINNQKTLIPKRIIEKNTANTIKQALHEVVSRPDGTAHSLQIKGQSIAAKTGTAELKKKKGTNGIENGFLFAFDDKHSNYVVVSMIENVKGRGGSSYVVQKMKPVIESFYQK, encoded by the coding sequence GTGTATATATATTTTACTGGTAAAATGAGGCGAGAATATAATAATGCATCAGCTGTTGTAGAGAGTTTTACAGAAAAACTTACAACACAGAATTTTAATAGTTTATCTGAAGATATTTCTATCGATTCATTAAGAAACAATAATTTAACACCAGAAAAATACAATGAAAAGTACAGGAACATCTTTTTAGGTATTCATGCAAAAAATATAAAAGTAACTGATTTAAATATTAAAAGGCATAAGCCAACAGGAAGATACACATTTTCTTATAATCTGACCATGGATACAAGTTTAGGAAAGATGAAAAGGCAATCTTACCACGGTTTCCTAATAAAAAAAGATAAAGAATGGAAAATACAGTGGAAGCCTAACTTAATTTTCCCCACGATGCAGCAAGGGGATCGAGTTAAGTTTGTGACACAAGTCGCTACAAGAGGAAAGATTTTAGATCGAAACGGCCGCAATTTGGCTGAAAATGGATATGTTCAAGAGATGGGGATTATTCCTATACGGTTGGGATTAGGAAAAGAAAAAGAGCAGGCTATTCATCATATAAGTAAGGAATTTTCTATCTCTAAAGAGGATATTCTAAAAAAATTAAATCAGAGATGGGTAAGGGAAGACAGTTTTGTGCCATTAAAGGTACTAGAAAATAATACACTTTCTAATACTTCTACTGTAAAGGGAGTAATCTATTCTAGGAAAGAAGTACGGATATATTCACTTAATGAAGCAGCTGCTCACTTAATAGGCTACGTAGGGAAGGTAAGTGCAGAGGATATACAGAGGCATCCTTCTTACTCTGAAGGAGAATACATTGGAAAATCTGGCCTGGAATATACCTATGATAAAGAGTTGCGCGGGAAAAATGGTGGAGAAATTCGGATTGTTAACTCACAAACAGGGCGAGAAACGGTACTGCAGTCTTTAAGTAAAAAGGATGGGAAAGATATTCGTACAACCATTGATGCTGGGCTGCAACAAAAAACATATGATCAATTAAATGGTGAAATTGGAGCTTCTGCAATTATGAATCCACAGACAGGAGATTTATTAGCTTTAGTGAGTACTCCTTCATATGATCCTAATCTAATGACTAGGGGTATTTCGTCTGAACAATATGCGGAGTATAGCGAAGATCCAAGGCTCCCTTTTCTAGCTAGATATGCTACTCGCTACGCACCTGGTTCTACATTCAAAACAATTACTGCAGCAGTAGGGTTAGAAACTGGTGTTACAAAACCAGGAGAAAAACGTCAAATATCTGGACTAGAATGGAAAAAAGATACCTCATGGGGTAATTACTTTGTGAAGAGAGTACATGAAGTAGACCAAGTGAATATGATAGATGCTCTTGTGCATTCAGATAATATTTTCTTTGCACAAGAAGCACTTAAGATAGGTAAAGAGCGATTTGAAAAGGGTGTAATGAAATTTGGTTTCAATAAGGACCTTTCTTTACCTTTCAGTATGAAAGAAGCACAAGTATCTAATAAAGGAATCTCGTCAGAAGTTCTTTTAGCAGACTCAGCCTATGGCCAAGGGGAGATGCTATTATCCCCTATACAACAGGCAATGGCCTATTCACCATTTGCAAATGGAGGAAAACTAATTTATCCAAAATTAATTAATAATCAAAAAACTCTTATTCCTAAAAGAATTATAGAAAAGAATACCGCAAACACTATTAAACAAGCTCTTCATGAGGTGGTTTCACGGCCAGATGGGACAGCACACTCTTTACAAATCAAGGGGCAATCTATAGCTGCAAAAACAGGAACGGCTGAGTTGAAGAAAAAGAAAGGAACAAACGGGATAGAAAATGGTTTCTTATTTGCATTTGATGACAAACACTCTAATTATGTAGTTGTGAGTATGATCGAGAATGTAAAAGGAAGAGGCGGAAGCTCCTATGTTGTTCAAAAAATGAAACCTGTTATTGAATCCTTCTATCAAAAGTAA
- a CDS encoding serine hydrolase: MKQTINKLGIVAILLTSSTMISACSQQSLEAGKSKPSASTTNIQMMKGPNNKKEIESFADPLFEEKMKKYNVNGSSFVVVHDGKVVVNKGYGYADKEKKIPVTKDTVFQIGSVTKTFTALAVMQQVDKGKLKLDQDVQKYLDGLQIPNQTGKPLTLFDMLTYTSGVDFPDLTNITGPEYINDGIIMKEFFSKHMPTVVRPPGKVYTYDNVSFALAGFAVENVTNTPFSKYMEKNIFKPLDMKSTSMSFTPDLLERMATHYGPTGDPIPTSGSGLRDTPQGGILSTAEDMSKYMIMQLQKGKFKDKEIVSKKSMDMMHDYQVFDDKTTPVATIGFETPFNKFANGQHVVIKGGSMPGHQSLLILVPEQKTAFFMSYNNDSMMSVDIYETLMDHYFPAKKNEGKISYLPLEEKEAHKYLGLFQNTRFAALRTHFTYENGNLVMEGGTGKQVLKMIHPLLFEDSEGSKVAFKKNSAGEIAYFHYNSPKSLDFVADAQKINNKPPFDDVPQKSNYRSHIDNLHALNIMGAKTGNLFNPMDIMTQGEFEDTLLLAYGWNGFPDDSKEAREKVKKGIPVYDRATPITREVAATMIQNLKQIHDMKPIQPDKVIKVKLLDAADDWAIQSILALASQGILDPDTSINADGSFIFRPKDLLLRQEASALLDLAFNYYALPESQSVLLEQEY, encoded by the coding sequence ATGAAACAAACAATTAACAAACTGGGAATCGTTGCAATTCTTCTTACTTCTTCAACCATGATTTCTGCATGTTCCCAACAATCGTTAGAAGCAGGAAAATCAAAACCATCGGCATCCACGACTAATATCCAAATGATGAAAGGACCTAATAATAAAAAAGAAATAGAATCTTTTGCTGATCCGTTATTTGAAGAAAAAATGAAGAAGTACAATGTGAACGGTTCTAGTTTTGTAGTCGTTCATGATGGAAAGGTCGTTGTCAATAAAGGATATGGATATGCCGATAAAGAAAAGAAAATCCCCGTCACTAAGGATACGGTCTTTCAAATCGGTTCAGTCACGAAAACTTTTACTGCTTTGGCTGTGATGCAGCAAGTCGATAAAGGAAAGCTTAAACTTGATCAAGACGTACAAAAATATCTCGATGGATTACAAATACCTAATCAAACAGGGAAACCTCTTACCCTCTTTGATATGCTCACTTATACCAGCGGGGTAGATTTTCCCGATCTCACGAATATAACCGGACCTGAATATATTAATGACGGTATAATAATGAAAGAATTTTTCTCTAAACATATGCCAACTGTGGTACGCCCACCAGGTAAAGTTTATACGTATGACAACGTCTCATTTGCGCTCGCAGGGTTTGCAGTAGAGAATGTTACTAACACCCCTTTCTCAAAATATATGGAAAAGAATATTTTCAAACCATTAGATATGAAATCTACAAGTATGAGCTTTACGCCTGATCTTCTCGAAAGAATGGCTACACATTATGGTCCCACTGGCGATCCAATTCCAACAAGTGGGAGCGGTTTAAGGGATACACCACAAGGAGGCATTTTATCTACTGCGGAAGACATGTCAAAATACATGATTATGCAACTACAGAAAGGAAAGTTTAAAGACAAAGAAATTGTAAGTAAAAAAAGCATGGATATGATGCATGATTATCAAGTTTTTGATGATAAGACGACTCCTGTTGCGACAATTGGATTTGAAACGCCTTTTAATAAATTTGCTAACGGTCAACACGTTGTAATAAAAGGGGGAAGCATGCCTGGACATCAATCACTGCTGATTTTAGTGCCAGAACAAAAAACAGCATTCTTCATGTCTTACAATAATGATTCAATGATGAGTGTAGACATATATGAAACTCTCATGGATCACTATTTCCCTGCTAAGAAGAATGAAGGAAAAATAAGTTATCTCCCGTTAGAGGAAAAAGAAGCTCATAAATACTTGGGCCTATTCCAAAATACGCGTTTCGCTGCGCTTCGCACTCATTTTACTTATGAAAACGGGAATTTGGTCATGGAGGGTGGAACTGGAAAACAAGTTCTCAAAATGATTCATCCGTTGTTATTTGAAGATTCGGAAGGTAGCAAAGTTGCTTTCAAAAAGAATTCAGCTGGAGAAATAGCATATTTTCACTACAACTCTCCTAAAAGCCTTGATTTTGTAGCAGATGCCCAGAAAATTAACAACAAACCGCCTTTTGATGACGTTCCACAAAAGAGTAACTATAGAAGTCACATTGATAATCTTCATGCTCTAAATATTATGGGTGCTAAAACAGGTAATCTATTCAATCCGATGGACATCATGACACAAGGAGAGTTTGAGGATACGTTGTTACTTGCTTATGGATGGAACGGTTTTCCAGACGACTCCAAGGAGGCAAGGGAAAAAGTTAAAAAAGGAATTCCAGTGTATGACCGTGCTACTCCGATTACACGAGAGGTCGCAGCAACCATGATTCAAAACTTAAAGCAAATTCATGACATGAAACCGATTCAACCTGACAAAGTTATTAAAGTTAAATTACTTGATGCTGCGGATGACTGGGCAATTCAATCGATTTTGGCACTTGCCTCCCAAGGAATTCTAGACCCTGATACTTCCATCAATGCTGACGGATCCTTTATATTCCGTCCGAAAGATCTGTTACTGCGTCAAGAAGCAAGTGCCTTGCTGGATTTAGCTTTTAACTATTATGCACTGCCGGAGTCTCAGTCAGTATTGCTGGAGCAGGAGTATTAA
- a CDS encoding helix-turn-helix transcriptional regulator: protein MFKTLKLWFWYDWALLCIRFIIWLSLIFATIQQQDHLTVPLWIIILWEVVSFSVPWICLMFSYRYYLLTEIILFGGVCFYLTLLFPSAYLAFLMPTFMIAANSAHKSYRWSGPITIILFPLLIAVFSKVTDLWVIIPHLSLAFAMGSFFRLLAINYRQSETIRNQKHVLEQYVSQVERITLLEERNRLSKDLHDTMGHSYTSIIMGMETLRTELKTKGGEQQLDSLLQLARNSMEEVRLYLHQMDLSQESLPLPITLQQLTEEFKKHTKVNVRTRIIGKEYMVSKQLKMTLYRSLQESLTNAVRHGHSTEITVSLHFEPQQIRLDVQDNGCGAEEWKDGFGLTAMKERVSQSQGRVIVYSKKGEGTLISCVLPKQVQLSSEQIRLCIVDDQSFIRESLHTILDGQEDLQVVGMAEDGERAMELCERLKPDVVLMDLEMPNLDGIHATKIIKEQWPDIRVLILSTFQNTKRAKEIIRNGADGYLLKSIDSRELADSIRLVYRGGTMINHDLFHRMWEENEEIGSFESKSDGKEYGLTKRELEILELLSQGSRYKTIASKLYLSNGTVRNYASNLYEKLGVKNREEAVQKAKETGLLL, encoded by the coding sequence TTGTTTAAGACTTTGAAACTATGGTTTTGGTATGATTGGGCCTTACTTTGTATACGTTTTATCATTTGGCTATCATTGATATTTGCGACTATCCAACAACAAGATCATTTGACAGTACCACTTTGGATCATAATTCTTTGGGAAGTCGTTTCATTTTCAGTACCTTGGATTTGTTTAATGTTCAGTTATCGCTATTATTTGTTGACTGAAATAATATTATTTGGCGGAGTGTGTTTCTATTTAACTTTATTATTTCCGTCAGCGTATCTTGCTTTTTTAATGCCAACTTTTATGATTGCGGCAAATAGCGCTCATAAATCTTACCGCTGGTCGGGTCCTATCACAATTATTTTGTTTCCGTTGCTCATTGCGGTATTTTCCAAAGTAACAGATTTATGGGTAATCATCCCACACCTCAGTTTAGCTTTTGCTATGGGCTCTTTCTTTCGTTTACTGGCTATTAATTATCGTCAAAGTGAAACCATTCGGAACCAGAAACATGTATTGGAACAATACGTATCCCAGGTTGAACGGATTACTTTACTGGAGGAACGTAATAGGCTCTCAAAAGACTTACACGATACAATGGGGCATTCCTATACTTCAATTATTATGGGTATGGAAACATTACGTACGGAATTAAAGACTAAAGGAGGAGAGCAACAGCTCGATTCATTATTACAATTGGCCCGTAACAGTATGGAAGAAGTAAGACTGTATTTGCATCAAATGGATTTATCACAAGAGTCGCTTCCCTTACCTATCACATTACAACAATTGACAGAGGAATTTAAGAAACATACAAAGGTAAATGTACGTACTCGAATAATAGGGAAAGAGTATATGGTCTCCAAACAATTAAAAATGACACTATATCGGAGCTTGCAGGAATCACTAACAAATGCTGTTCGCCATGGGCATTCCACAGAAATTACTGTGTCACTCCACTTTGAACCACAACAGATAAGATTGGATGTACAGGATAATGGATGCGGGGCGGAAGAGTGGAAGGATGGTTTTGGATTAACTGCAATGAAAGAGCGCGTGAGTCAGTCGCAAGGAAGAGTTATTGTTTATTCCAAAAAAGGGGAAGGTACATTAATTTCATGTGTATTACCGAAACAAGTACAACTGTCTAGTGAACAAATCCGCCTGTGTATTGTCGATGATCAGTCATTTATTCGAGAAAGTCTGCATACAATTTTGGATGGGCAGGAGGATTTACAAGTAGTGGGAATGGCTGAAGATGGAGAACGGGCTATGGAATTGTGTGAAAGACTAAAGCCAGATGTAGTATTAATGGATTTAGAGATGCCTAATTTGGATGGAATTCATGCGACTAAAATAATTAAGGAACAATGGCCGGACATTCGTGTACTCATTCTGTCAACCTTTCAGAATACAAAAAGGGCTAAAGAAATCATACGAAATGGTGCGGATGGATATTTGTTGAAATCCATAGATTCACGTGAACTAGCTGACTCAATTCGTCTAGTCTATCGAGGAGGTACGATGATTAATCATGACTTGTTCCATAGAATGTGGGAAGAAAATGAAGAAATAGGATCATTTGAATCAAAATCAGATGGAAAAGAGTATGGATTAACGAAACGAGAATTAGAGATTTTGGAACTATTATCACAAGGAAGCCGTTATAAAACAATAGCTTCGAAACTTTACTTGTCAAACGGAACGGTAAGAAATTACGCCTCCAATCTCTATGAGAAGCTAGGAGTTAAAAATCGAGAAGAAGCCGTGCAAAAAGCAAAAGAAACAGGATTACTTTTGTAA
- a CDS encoding erythromycin esterase family protein, which yields MKKKMIIAIITSAITLTNFVGNTYADSKTEASVTAPYNTNQIVKWLEANAKPLKTTNPTASLNDLKPLKNMVGSASIVGLGEATHGAHEVFTMKHRIVNYLVSEKGFVNLVLEEGWDRALELDQYVLTGKGNPSQHLSPTFNTKEMLDLFSWIRQYNANPKHKSKVRVIGMDIQSVNENVYNNIIEYIKKNNSDLVPRVEEKIKGLIPVTKDMNTFESLTEEEKEKYVSDAKQISALLEQNKSSLNGKSKEFAWIKQNARIIEQFTTMLASPPDKPSDLFLKHDIAMYENAKWTEEHLGKTIVWGHNGHISKTNMLPFIYPKVAGQHLAEYYGKRYVSIGTSVYGGQYNVYNSNGEFGPFGTLKLDDLNSYNYILGQVKKDQFFIDLRKANGVAKTWLNEQHPIFAGITKEGPDIPKTVDIPLGKAFDILVQIQKVSPSQLHQ from the coding sequence ATGAAAAAGAAAATGATTATTGCAATTATTACTTCTGCTATAACACTGACTAATTTTGTAGGAAATACTTATGCAGATTCGAAAACAGAAGCTTCTGTTACAGCTCCCTACAATACAAATCAAATAGTGAAATGGTTAGAAGCAAATGCAAAGCCTTTAAAAACAACTAATCCAACCGCATCCCTTAATGATTTAAAACCACTTAAGAATATGGTAGGTTCAGCTTCAATTGTAGGTTTAGGTGAAGCTACGCATGGGGCTCATGAGGTTTTTACAATGAAACACCGTATTGTTAATTATTTAGTATCTGAAAAGGGCTTTGTCAACTTAGTTTTAGAAGAGGGATGGGACAGAGCTTTGGAACTTGATCAATATGTTCTTACCGGTAAGGGAAACCCAAGCCAACATCTATCACCTACATTTAACACGAAAGAAATGTTGGATCTATTTAGTTGGATTCGACAATATAATGCTAATCCAAAACATAAATCTAAAGTGCGTGTCATCGGGATGGATATTCAATCAGTAAATGAGAATGTTTATAATAATATAATAGAATATATAAAGAAAAATAATTCGGATCTTGTGCCTAGAGTAGAAGAGAAGATAAAAGGTCTTATTCCTGTAACAAAGGATATGAATACTTTTGAGAGCCTTACGGAAGAGGAAAAAGAAAAGTATGTTTCAGATGCTAAACAAATTAGTGCTTTATTAGAACAAAATAAAAGTTCTCTAAACGGGAAATCCAAAGAGTTCGCATGGATAAAACAAAATGCTCGTATTATTGAACAGTTTACTACAATGTTAGCATCACCCCCTGATAAACCATCGGATCTTTTTTTAAAACATGATATTGCAATGTATGAAAATGCGAAGTGGACTGAAGAACACTTAGGGAAAACCATAGTTTGGGGACATAACGGACACATTTCGAAAACAAATATGCTTCCTTTTATATACCCTAAAGTAGCTGGGCAGCATTTAGCAGAATATTATGGGAAACGGTATGTATCTATTGGAACATCAGTTTATGGAGGACAATATAATGTCTATAATAGCAATGGTGAATTTGGTCCATTTGGAACATTAAAATTAGATGATCTAAATAGTTATAACTACATTTTGGGACAGGTCAAAAAAGATCAATTTTTTATTGATTTACGTAAGGCGAACGGAGTGGCAAAAACTTGGTTAAACGAACAACATCCAATTTTCGCTGGAATAACTAAAGAAGGCCCTGATATACCAAAAACTGTTGATATACCATTAGGTAAAGCGTTTGATATACTTGTTCAAATTCAAAAAGTGAGTCCATCTCAACTACATCAATAA